The genomic interval tgtttactgtgaataaattaatttgagttttttgctattattccttttttctttttgagttcAAGAATAGAGGATATTAAATCGAGAATACAGACACAATTCTTTCTTCTGTGATGGATTTTATAAAGACTTTAAAGTCAGCCACCACCCTTTGTCCAAATTCTCTTTGCTCTGATATTGTAGCTTTTCTCCACTTTCTCCTAACTCCTCTCTTCATATTCTCCATTCTTCTCCTTTTCAGCCTCACTGAGCTCCCTGGAAGTAATTATGGTGGTAACTATGGAAACCAAGGGGAATCATTGCCGATTCCGGTCCCATCTCAGGTCCAGAACTACCTTCGCTTGGAGGAGAACCTCAATTCTACCAAACAGGACGGCTCGCCTCGGTTTGTGTCCACACACAAGCGGCCAATAGGATCATTTCGTAGATGAGAAGTTGATGAAACTCTAGTTGAAAACATTGATGTCTTGCAAAATTTAGATTTCTccacagtgtttttattttctaaaatcctGTCTTTGAGGGTTTCCTGAGCTGGAAcctcaatttatttaaaaattaacaaataaatacttgaaattAAGTAAACAGTGGTTCCTGAATCTATACTAGGGGTGGCAAACTACGGCCCTGGGACCACATGTGGccttttaaactatttcatcTGCCCCGCCAAATGGGAATAAATTATACTGATAATCcttattgctttattttcccCATAATTGTGGTGTTTTCCCATAGATTGCACTTTATTAATACTTTGatctttgtttaggtgcagaaagttaatCTGCATttgtgtggtgttggaagaATTTTTGATGTTTATGCGTTTTCCAAGTCGGACGGTCCTtaattattccaacaccacatgaacgcagcatttctctacgGTTCtccctgaaggacatcaaaTCATTTGTGCAATTGGTACTAAAATGAGAACCactcacagttttgaaataaccCCCCCGAAATGTTCTATatatcaaaatgaaaacatgttttcatacaGATTTGATGATATTTCtaggcccacaagtcaaaacgTTTTCCCACACCTGATCTATACTGtatgaaagtttaatgttttgatTGAAATTATGGAAATTAATAAACTTTTACATGATATTCTAATTTTTGGGAAGGGTCTGTAAATGAAGCATGAAtaagacagaaagaaaactttttattcaatgcttgaatgttttttgtttaattgcaaTGTCTTTCTCTTCACGCTGCTAGGCTGTCGACGCCGGTGCGCCGTTGCAGCAGTGGAAGTGTGGTGGGCCTCACTCGACCCGGACCCTCACCCTCCTGTGTGCAGGGATCTTCCCCCACGTCCCGCAGGCTCTCTCTGGGAGCTGCCAGAGCTTTGCAGTTCCCTCAAGGTATTCCAGACTTGAGTTCTTATTTGAACTGCCTCAAAATGATATAAAGGTCtgactacttttcttttgctatTTTGTAATTTCATTATCCACCTTCCTCAGATTTGAAGCTCTTCTTGCTTTCCTCCACAGTTTCCCAGCAGGCTGAGTCGAGGCCGACCCCGCAGCAGTCCCCACCGGCCGCAGGGCTCGGCTCACGGCTCCACAGCGCCCCCTGTCTGCTGGAGTGTTCAGGCGGTGGCAGCAGGCACAAAATCCGGAAGCAGCTCTCCGATCCCGTGACCGCCCCCTCAGCGGGGCTCATGACCGGCCGCCCCCTGCACTCCTCTCCCAGGCTGAGCGAGCTGATGCAGCGTAATCCTCTCCCCACCATCCTGGGCTCTCCATCCAAAGTAAGCTAAGCTCTGCTTGTGTTTGCGTGCACAAGAACACACACAGAAATGCTCTCTTGTTCTCCGTCTTCCAGGCCATCCCTCCGTTTGAGTTCCCCAAACCCCCCAGTTCTCCCAACCTAATGACTTTGCTGACAAAGCAGGGTATGGTCATTGCGCCCCCTTGCAGCAGGACTGCTCCCGGAGAGCTCAGAGACTTCGTTCAACAAGCCCCCTCGTCAGGCCCGCGCACCACCCACTGCATCCGCAGACTGAGCGACGATAACAAAAGATTTGGAAGGTCAGATTGCTCTATTTGTGGTGAAGTTCTCTGATTGAACGTTGAACATTGATTTGTTCCCAGGAAGCCTTTTAGTACAGCATTAGAATTCTGTGCGAGACAATAATCAAATTTGTTTAGGTCGACACAATGgtctcttgaaaaaaaaaagtgggattttGTGTGTGACAGATCTCAGAGTGCCGGCGGTCTGTCTGACATGTTGCTGATGGCGGCGTTTGGAGCAGGCGGACACGCCGGGGACCGAGGCAGCACAGAAAACCTGACCGCTGAAAAAGCCATAGAGATAACAGGTTTGACTTCATGATTTATAAAGCTTCATTCTGTCATCTGATGggattactttttttctattagaaaaaaatactggaaaatatatttataattggaaataaatttagGGATCACTGACCCAAAGGGAAACTGCTCAAGATATCTCAAAATTTACACTTATTCTGTACCTACCTCAGGAAGTGGCACTTTAAAAATACGGAGTTGCATTGAGAGGTTAATTCAGATGGATTTACTGTAAATCAATGTCTACTGAGCAGCTAAACCCTCCACGTGTCGGCAATAAATGAATCTCAAAGATGCTATAAATACCCTGTTCAGAAAGAACTCGGTTCATGGAATGACATCAGCAGTGCTGAACTAAAGGCACGTAGTTCATGTTGTAGTGTATGTTTGGAAAAGATCAAGAGtttttctgtgctaaaatcAGCTGAGTGAGATCAGAAAACACCTAACCTACAGTGTTAGCAACATTATTCTAAGAAcccataaaaacaacaaatgaaaagatGGATGTGAAATCCACGTGATTCTTTTctggtttgtttatttgctcTTTTCTTTTCGTCATTGCCTTTAGGACCTCCTGGAGGAGGATTTGCTCCTGGTTCCAGCAGCCCGGCACAGGTGGTTTTCACTGTGGGCTCCCCACCAAGTGGCAGCACTCCGCCTCTCACCTCCAGACAAAGAAAATACTCAGGTAGATTTCTTCATCACaaatcagaatgtttttttttgtacgttAAAGAAtgccagaataaaaaaaaaaaagatgcaagaaaaaagaaagatctaaatggatttatttatccttttgtttttttaagctcagGTTTACTTCTAAATCTGCTTAATGTTACTGCAGTTGAATAGAGTATCGCACataataagcaaaaaatatgaaatgagttcattaaaatagaaagtaagaaaatattaaaacaacaataaaattactttatataaaaattagttttatataaatatattaacacatggtttcaaaataaaagggaaatatGATTCAATATGATTTAGGTTGTTTTGTAAAAGTGAACAGTCGGATGGACTTTCATTGAGAATTTCATATCAACTGGCTTAAAAGAACAATAATTCGTGAAAAGAATTTGAGAACTGaagtaaaaataagtaaaaaggcgttttttttaagccattgaAAGATTTGAGTCAACACAAACTAAGaattaaaaagagaattttCACCTTTAAAGTACGTTTTTATAAACAACTACATTTATCCTAATGAATACTATTCATATACATATTGTTTAGAATATGATGGCTGAATCAGAATGAAGTGTGTTGTGCTCCATTCAGGCTCCTTCACCTCCGTCAGCCCGGCGTGCTCCATCTCCGCTCGTCAGACTGGCACACATCCGGACGGCTTTGAGGCTCCTCCCAGTCCTCGTTACAGTTTTACCGACACTGTTACAGCCAACATGGGCGTCACCTTCGAGGCTCCCGAGCTGCCGGAGGAGACGCTGATGGAGGTAAGAAGCGTGAAGCTCATAAAGTCTGGATTATGAGAGGACATTCAGAATGCGCTCTTTCTGTTGTCTGTCTGAGAGCAGCAGGAGCACACGGACACCGTGCAGAGGCTGCGGTTCACACTGGAGTTCACCCATTGTCTGATGGAGGTGGCTGGGGCTCGTGGTGTTGCAGCGGGGGCGCCGGGGGACCTTTCCCACCTCTCTCTGCTCCAGCAGCAGAGTCTGGTGGCCGATCAGATCAGCTCATTGAGCAGAGAGTGGAGGTAAGAGCCATCTGACCATCAGCAGGGATCGCCAGGAACACAAACAtctggtttgcttaaagtgaagcAGAGTTTGTTAGAAGCAATGCTGCTGATCTATGTGTGAAGGTCAACAATTTTCCACTATTTTCTCTCCCTTTCATCATAAATTGGCACGAAACTCTCTAAATTGTTTAAACTATCTCTGTATGTGTCCAACTGTGTTGACAGTTTTGCAGAGCAGCTGGTTCTCTACCTGAAGACCACAGAGCTTCTCTCTTCTGCTCTACACACCGCAATGGATCGGGTTAAGCAGGGCAAGCTCTACCCGTCTGCTACCGTCAAACAAAGTACGAACCATCTCCTGAAGGTTCTCTTGCTAGTAggtttgaaaagtttaaaaagtacattgtttttgtgcagttttgagGAGACTGAATGAGCTCTACAAGTCGAGTGTGGCCTCCTGTCGCTCGCTCAGCACTCGCCTGGAGCACTTCTTCAGCCGGAAGCACCGCCTGATGGACCGGATCACCTCCATCACGGCCGAGCGGCTGCTCTTCAACCACACCGTGCAGATGGTGGGTCAGAACGAGTGGAAGATGAGCAGCGTGTAAAATACCATCTGTGGTCTCACAGAAATGTTCCCATCGTGAACTCAGGTTCAAGCCGCCGCGCTGGATGAGATGTTCCACCAGGGGGAGGCGTCGATCCTGCGCTACCACAAAGCGCTGCTGCTGATGGAGGGCCTCTCCCTGCTGCTCACCGAGCAGGAGGACATCCTGAGTGTTAGCAAGTGTGAGTATTGAGGTTTGACAGCTGGACGGGAGCGTGTGCTTGTGAT from Oryzias melastigma strain HK-1 linkage group LG12, ASM292280v2, whole genome shotgun sequence carries:
- the ulk1b gene encoding serine/threonine-protein kinase ULK1, which gives rise to METVGKFEFSRKDLIGHGAFAVVFKGRHREKHDWEVAVKCINKKNLAKSQTLLGKEIKILKELKHENIVALLDFQETVSSVYLVMEYCNGGDLADYLHSKGTLSEDTIRVFLQQIVGAIKVLQSKGIIHRDLKPQNILLSYPAGRKSHCNNICIKIADFGFARYLQSNMMAATLCGSPMYMAPEVIMSQNYDAKADLWSIGTIVFQCLTGKAPFQASSPQDLRLFYEKNKNLSPNIPRETSHHLRHLLLGLLQRNHKDRMDFDEFFCHPFLEASSSVKKTPTVTMTCMPSSASASSCSSSSTSHLASPPQSLAETQHLRAKAVASPTQEAAGFLLKDSSGGGGSSKNSSSCDTDDFVIVPAPFTTGELTCESKVLQDSLMNSESLLASAGLCNQAKTPPHSPTYSGSPSPIRLTELPGSNYGGNYGNQGESLPIPVPSQVQNYLRLEENLNSTKQDGSPRLSTPVRRCSSGSVVGLTRPGPSPSCVQGSSPTSRRLSLGAARALQFPQVSQQAESRPTPQQSPPAAGLGSRLHSAPCLLECSGGGSRHKIRKQLSDPVTAPSAGLMTGRPLHSSPRLSELMQRNPLPTILGSPSKAIPPFEFPKPPSSPNLMTLLTKQGMVIAPPCSRTAPGELRDFVQQAPSSGPRTTHCIRRLSDDNKRFGRSQSAGGLSDMLLMAAFGAGGHAGDRGSTENLTAEKAIEITGPPGGGFAPGSSSPAQVVFTVGSPPSGSTPPLTSRQRKYSGSFTSVSPACSISARQTGTHPDGFEAPPSPRYSFTDTVTANMGVTFEAPELPEETLMEQEHTDTVQRLRFTLEFTHCLMEVAGARGVAAGAPGDLSHLSLLQQQSLVADQISSLSREWSFAEQLVLYLKTTELLSSALHTAMDRVKQGKLYPSATVKQILRRLNELYKSSVASCRSLSTRLEHFFSRKHRLMDRITSITAERLLFNHTVQMVQAAALDEMFHQGEASILRYHKALLLMEGLSLLLTEQEDILSVSKCKECIERRLTTLQSGLCV